A genomic window from Anguilla rostrata isolate EN2019 chromosome 14, ASM1855537v3, whole genome shotgun sequence includes:
- the gnrh2 gene encoding progonadoliberin-2: MVNTGRLVLILGVLLCLGAQLSLCQHWSHGWYPGGKRELDSLTTAEVLDEIKLCDGGECSYLRPQRKSLLKNILLDALAREFQRKRK; this comes from the exons ATGGTGAACACCGGCAGGCTGGTGCTGATTTTGGgggtgctgctgtgtttggggGCGCAGCTCTCCCTGTGTCAGCACTGGTCCCACGGCTGGTACCCCGGGGGAAAGAGGGAGCTGGACTCCCTCACCACTGCCGAG gtattGGACGAGATAAAGCTCTGCGATGGGGGAGAATGCAGCTACTTGAGACCCCAGCGGAAAAGCCTCTTAAAAAACATTCTG CTGGACGCCCTCGCCCGGGAGttccagaggaagaggaagtga